The genomic window GTATGCCACTTTGGGAGTCATGACATCTTTGGCAGTAACTTTACTCAAATCTTGTTGCTCCTTGCATTTTTTGAAAATATCATTCATTGAAAGCATGCCCTTCAATTGTCTGTCTTCGGTGACCGGAACGTGTTGTATTTTCTTGCTGATCATGATTTCTTTGATGTCATGCAAATTGTCATTTGGATTCACTGTGATCAAATTGCTCGTCATGATTTGGCTTACCTTTTCGTTCATCATAATTGGACTCGATTTTGATTGTATGATATAAGTTTAATTGTTCTCACAAATGTAGCTTTCTTTTGTCAAAATATATTTTTTGTAAGCTCATTTTCTACAATATTGGGCAGGGTAACCTCGAGGTCTGGGAAATTGTCCATGGCAAGTTGTATGGTTTGAATCGCTCCCGGATTTCTTGCCCATGCTCTTCGGGCGATACCATTGTTTACATCCCAAAACAGCATTTGCTCGATACGCACTTTGCTTTCTTCAGTTCCATCAATCAACATGCCAAATCCCCCATTGATGACATCACCCCAACCGACGCCGCCTCCATTGTGCAGGGATACCCAACTAGCCCCTCGGAAAGCATCTCCAATGACGTTGTGGACAGCCATATCAGCTGTAAAGCGGGATCCGTCATAGATATTTGAAGTCTCCCGGAACGGGGAGTCGGTACCGGAAACATCATGATGATCTCTTCCGAGAACTACCGGACCTATTTTGCCTTGAGCTATAGCCTCATTAAATGCCAGAGAAATCTGTATTCTTCCTTCAGCATCGGCATAGAGAATCCTTGATTTTGATCCTACCACCGGAAGTTGTTCCCCTGCGCTCCTGATCCATCTGATATTATCTTGATATTGTTGTCTTCTGTTGCCCTCCGAATTCTGTTCCAAACGCATTAAAGTTTCAGCAGCGATTTGATCGCTGAGACGTAAATCCTCCAGAGAACCTGAGGTGCAAACCCATCTGAATGGACCGAAGCCATAATCGAAGCAAAGGGGACCCATGATATCTTCCACATATGATGGATAGCGGAAGCCGGAAGGCCGTGAGTCGTCGATAATATCTGCGTCTGAGAGAGCGGCTTCTTTCAGAAATGCATTGCCATAGTCCCAAAAATACATTCCCTGTTGATGCAAAATATTGACAGCATCGACATGTCTCCTCAAAGTTTTTCTGACTTCTTCCATGAACTTGTTTTTGTCCGAAGCAAGAAGTTCTTTCGCTTCCACAAAGCTCAAACCACCTGGACAATAGCCAAGGTCATCTATATTGTGAAGGGAAGTCTGATCTGAACCCAAATGAACGCTTATTTTATGGCGAGCTGCATATTCCCAAAGGTCAACCACATTGCCGGCATAGACCAGACAAATGCCTTGATCACCGATGTAAGTTTGAGCTTTTTCGAAAATAACCGGGAGCTCATGGTATACATGTGCTGCATCAATATAATTGTCTTGTATTCGCTGGTGAATGGCATCCGGATCAACTTCTGCAATGATGCAAGTGGCGCCTGTGATTACGGCTGCAAGTGACTGTGCGCCGGACATCCCTCCTAATCCGGAAGTGATAAACAATTTGCCCCTTAGATCTGAGTTGCCGAAGTTCATCCTACCTGCATTGAGTAAGGTGATCGTGGTACCGTGAACGATGCCTTGTGGTCCAATATACATAAATGAACCCGCAGTCATCTGTCCGTATTGAGTTACACCCAATGCGTTGAATTTGTTCCAGTCTTCCTTGGTAGAATAGTTTGGAATCATCATACCGTTCGTTACAACTACACGCGGAGCAAATGAAGTTGACGGAAACAATCCCAAGGAATGTCCTGAATACAATACCAAGGTTTGTTTCAGGCTCATTCGACTCAGGTAATTCATACAAAGTCTATATTGAGCCCAGTTTTGAAACACCGCACCATTACCTCCGTAAGTGATCAATTCCTGAGGATATTTTGCTACGAGCGGGTCCAGATTGTTTTGGATCATAAGCATGATTGCAGCAGCGGGCTTACAAACACAAGGGTATTGTTCTATCGGCCTTGCCCTCATTTCATAGTCGGGAAGAAATCGATACATGTATATTCTTCCGTATTGCTTCAGCTCATGAGCAAATTCATCTATCAAGATATGGTGCCATTTCGAAGGGAAATACCGGAGTGCATTCCGGACAGCAAGATGTTTATCATCCTTAGACAATCCATAAATATTGCGCTTAGGAGCATGGGGTAGCTGAGGATCCGGTATTCTGCTTTCAGGAAGGTTTAGTGGTAAAAATTCCTTGACAAGTTCTTGAAATTGATGAAGAGACGACATAAGTTCATTTGAAATGAATCCCAAAGATCACAATTTACATGCAATGTAATGGATCATGTAGACTCAAATTCGCTTTGGGAAAGCAAGATTGCATTTTTGGGTTGAATGAATTCGTTTGGTACTTTCTAGCTTGCCTCGACTTTAAGATTTATGATGATAACGATGATGTTATTCATAAGTTATGCAGAATGACAACTTTGAGGATTTTAATAAAAAAGACCGGAATGTACCCGGTCTTTTTTATTGTGAGCTTGTCTGGAGGATTGATCAGACCTTCAAATCGATCTTTTCAATCATGACATGTGAGATTGATCTACAGCACGTTTATTTCTTTTGCCAAGCCCCTAATATTGCCCCGATTACAGTAAATACAACCAAGGCATAAGAGCCATTGACCATACTGAGCGTATTCGAATTTGCGGCAAACAAATTGCCAATGAATACTTGGATGCAACTGATCAAACCGATGATGAATCCGATCGTGGCTCCCGAAACAAGGTTGTTAGCATTGCTTTTGTTGATTAACCAATTGATCAGCAATGCGTACACGATCATCGCGACGGTGTTGAGAATCATAGGAGTTGCTGACATTGGAATTTCAACTCCGTTTTTCAACATTTTGGAGTGGTCATCTGTCATGGTGATTCCGTTTCCTGCCATCCACGGCGCTTGAAATAGAGCACCGTACCATAGGAAACCGATACCCATACAGGCAATAACACAGGCAACTATTGCCATCCAATTTACTTTGTAGTTCATAATAATTGATTTTGTTTAAAGATGCTTAAAGTTATGAATAATTTGCCAGTATGTCTTTTAATAGAAATAAAAATATGATAAATTGAAATAATATAATAATATAAAAATACCTTGTGATCTTTTAAGTAGTAGTTTGCCAGCTACTGCGGTCCGACACTACAATCAACACCATTAAAATTGGAATGGGTATAAGTTGGAATGTTAAACATAATCATATGATTCTTCAAAAACAGAAAACATTCCCAATAGTAATTTTTAAATCCACTGTGGCAGCAAAGTTTAAAATCAGAACCAGAGTCAAGAATATAAAAGCGATTTTGCACTGCATCGGAGGTCGGTGTTATTACAATGTACTCCTCTGGGATATTTGATAAGATTACTTTACTAAGGTGATATCACCCACCAATTTATTCATGAATCCTTTATTGTTTTCATATTCTATGATGTACACAAAGACATTGGGATTGAGAGCTTGTCCAAGGAAAGTCCCATCCCATTCCGGATTCGACGAATCACTGAAGAATACCCTTTGACCTTGATTATTGAATATCGAACAGGATTTGATGATTAAGCCCGGGCTGGCGAATACAGTCCACTTGTCATTGACCATGTCTCCATTTGGAGAAAAAACATTTGGAACATATATAGCAGTTTTTTCCAGCAGCTGTATGCTGAATGTGGAGCTGAGACCACAACCATTTTCATCTATAGCATCAAGGGTATAATCCTGAGATCTCATCACTCTGACATGGATTTCATTTTTATCCAATTCCATGATTTGATCGTCCAATGGTTGGATTTGGTATTGACGCAGTTTGTTGCTATCTGCATACAGTTGCAAAATCAATTGATCATCGAGATAAGCACTATATACACCTGTGATTTTGAGTGAGTTTTTAGGAAAGGAGATTACATTCAGTTGCTCTATAGTATCACAGTCTGTTCCTGTACCGGGTATAATCAAGTGGTATGTTCTACCAGGGGCATAAGAGTGATTTTTATACCATAAAATACTATCCGGGCATATCATGAAGTCAGTATTGTAGCGCAGCAAATCCTTGCGTGAAGTAATCACTGTCAAGCTGGTATCACAGGCATACGACTGAACGGGTAGGTTAAAAAAGTAAATGCTATCGGGTTTTAGCCAGTGGTTCCGGTAGGGTATTTCTGTTCCCTCACATATGGAGATGCTATCTGTCTTAAAGACTTGTGTGGCTTCTTTTAGCTCAATGATATAGATGCTGTCACATTGGGAATTCCTGCTGATGGTGTCTCTTATGGTCTGTCCGGAGGAATAACTTTTGTTTTTGTACACAAAATTTTTGTTTCTACAAACTGTTACGGAAGACTGTTCTTCGACAGGACCGGAACGGAAATCAACAAAGATCGAGTCTCTTGTGATACACCAGTTGGTATCTTTGATTTCTGCCCAATACCATCCGGGAGAGTTGACATTCCAGGAGAACCTTTTCTTCCCATCACTCCAGGTCGGTACATAGAGGCTTGTGTGCGGATCTATCATAAAGTCAGTGGATTGGCACAATACAGTGTCTCTGCCCAGATTGAAGGGAGTCTGTGGATAGTATGTGATTTTTACCCTGACGCTGTCACTATAGCACTGAGGCCTATCCAGCACATAGGTATATATGCCTTGCGAATCTATACCGGGTGTGAATTGACCGGTATTAACTTCGTGGAGTGGTTCAAGCCATCTGCCCCCTTTGTTCTTTGGGGCTTGAATAGCAATGAATAGATCAAACGGAGGGTCTGATCTACAAACTGTATATTCCCCATATGAGCCTGCTTCAGGTAATCTCGGGATGTCGATGGTGACGAGAGCATCTACCAGTTGGCCTTTGGCGTACATCTTGATGCGGAGCTCCCTTGAGCCTTCTGTAGGGACTGGCAGGAGATTGTGATATCGCAGTGACTGAATCAGAGCTTTCCAGTCCATGGTACTCGCTGATGCTTTATTGTAAACAGAGAGCCTTTGAGGTCCGGATTGGACGATGAGAAAGTTTGGATCAGAGCTGGTGCAAAGTAAGTTTTCGTTGAGGCCGTCCAATGGCGGCAGATAAAATTCGAGTTGTAGGCTGTCGATGGGGTATATGGAGTGGATATAGAGATCATCGTCACAAAGGGAGATGCTGTCCGTTGGGCAGGGTGCATAGAAGCTATTGCCATTGGTATAATCACCGCTGCTTCCATCTTCGTCAAGGTCCAGAGCGAGGACGCAGCGTGATGACATAAACTCAGACTCATGAGCCAGAGAGGTAAAAGAGTATTCTCCGTTTAAGGAAGATTTCTTGCAGACGAGTTTTTGGGTTTTGTCTCTGAGGTTGATCTGATAAACTTCCACACCTGATTTAGGGCTGCTAAAATTGTAAACGAGAGTCAGATAGAGATCTACAGAGTCACATGAATGAAAGTACTGGTTGAGCGACATTCTTACGGCATTATAAGGACCGGCAAGGTTGGCAGAATCAAAGCGGAGAGACATGATATAGACCGGTAAGTCCGGCTTATCCAGAGGTATTTCGTAGAGCATCGTAGAATCAAAATAATTTTGTTCAATAACAGCTCCTGTGATGCCATAAAGCTTGTCATGGAGTATCGTCAAAGCCTCCCACTGCAAGCCGGGTTTTAGTGTAGATAAAGTCCTCGCAAGAGAATCCCTTTTGTATTTGTAGGGCATGTACTTCAGTCTTCCATCTTGCAATCCGATATAATGTATGCCTTGATAGTCAAGTGCAAAGGATTGAATTCCACCGTCGAAAAACGGGCGACTACTGAAAATTGACCTTGATTTTGTGAGTGGTCCTTTATTTAGTGATTCATCAGTTTGTACATAATAGGAATCATCACTATATTCTATATGTTTATTCGAATTGAAATGATATTCATCGTAAAATCCATTTATGCGCATAATCATTGTGCTGCTATCGCTGCAGTCATTAAGGCGCAATTTTACAATCTCATGACCGAAAGAGGTTTGAGTTTTGTATATTGTAAATTCTTGTGAATACGACATTGTAGTCATCATCCAGGCAAAAAAACAGATGAAATAAATTCTCATGGTAGGGGATTGTCCAAATAATAGAAGTATGATAAATTTAATTCCTGCTATAAAATTACAGTAAAATCAGGAAATCAAAAGAATTGAATTTACTTTTCCATAATTCCAATCAGCAAGATTAAACATGGTATAAATAAGGGAATTCGCTTACTTTAAAGACTAAAATGGTGAATACTTGCCCTCTGATTTGAAAAGAATTTCATCTGGTTCCCAAACATCATCGACATAACCATAAAGAGGACAATAAAAATCGAATAGAGGAATTGTTTTTCATCATGATCAATGGCCTGCAAGGGAGTAAAAACCGGATAATTTGCTTTCTCCGCTATGCCCTCCTTTCTTTTGGCTTGTACTTCACCAATATGTGGATCCAAAGTGATCTTGCCAACCTGAAAAGGAAAACAAAAAATACGGCAAGCGTTAAGGCAAGTAATCCTACTGCAAGAACCCAATCCATATGAAATACTAATATCAAAGTGCCTACAAAGATGAGGCTGAAGAATGCCGAAATGATGTAACTCAGAAACATAGCACCGTAATAGAATCCCGGTTCACGAAAAAACTCTTCATTGCAAACTCCGCATCTCTCGTTCATTGTAAAAGAGTAATCGAACAGTTTATTGTTGGGAAAAAGACTTCCTTTTCTACAAGCGGGACATTTCATCCCCAGCACAGATTGTATCCAGTTAGGCATTGAATTTTGTTTGGCAGTTAATGTGAAAAATGAGAATAATGAGAAAAGTGTGAAGAATGAGAAAAATGTGAAGAAACCACGAGATCTTTTTTTCCAGGAGTATAGGTATAGAATCCCTCGCCGGATTTTACCCCTAGATTTCCTGCGGTGACCATGTTTACAAGCAGTGGGCAAGGTGTGTACTTGTCCAATCCCAGACCCTGATGAAGTAACCTCAATATCGACAGACATACATCCAATCCGATGAAATCTGCGAGTTGTAGAGGACCCATGGGATGCGCCATCCCGAGTTTCATGATTTGATCAATTTCTGATACTCCGGCTACTCCTTCATGTAGAGAATAGATGGCTTCATTGATCAAAGGCATCAGAATTCTGTTGGCGATGAATCCCGGAAAGTCCTCCACAACGATTGGGATTTTGTCCAATTTTTCTGATAGATCTATGATCGTTTCGCATACAGTTTCCTGAGTTGAATAGCCTTTAATGATTTCAACAAGTTTCATCACAGGAACCGGATTCATAAAATGCATTCCGATCACTTGCTGCGGGCGTTTGGTTGCTGCGGCAATTTTTGTGATGGATATTGACGAAGTGTTTGAGGCTAGAATGCAATTTGGAGGGGCAGCATTATCAATTTCCGCAAATATTTTCAGTTTGACCGCTTCATTTTCCGTAGCCGCTTCAATGACCAAATCGGCTTCTGCAACGGCCTCACTAATGGAGCTATACTTACTTATTCTATTATATGCGGCTTGACTTTCTTCGAAGGTCAAGATCCCTTTCTCAACTTGTCTGTTCAAGTTTTTTGAGATGGTCTGGAGCGCTTTGTCCAGTGCTGAATCTGAGATATCACAAAGCTTTGTTTCAAAGCCGAATTGAGCACAAACGTGTGCTATACCATTGCCCATGGTACCTGCACCTATTACTGTTATTTTGTTGATCACGGGAAAATATTTATGCTGTAAATCAAAGTTTTGAGTAGAATGTTTACACAATGCATGGATTTTTCTACATTGCATGCATGATATTACTGGCAGATGCAGGTTCTACCAAAACGGAGTGGGCAGTATTGGAGAACACCACGATGATAGATCGATGGGAATCACCGGGACTAAATCCATTGACTATGTCAGGATCCGCCATATCATCCACTTTGCACGAAGCACTCCACATCGTGAGGATGCGTTATGCCTGGAAATCCATATATTTCTATGGAGCGGGCTGTCGAGACCAAGGCCAGCTAATCATGAAGGATTTAATCGGTCAGATTATTCCTTCTGTGGAGATACACGTTCATTCTGATCTCTTGGGAGCTTGTAGAGCTGTGGAAAATGGACTGCCATCTTTGGTTTCAATCATGGGCACGGGTAGTAGTTGTTGTATCTCAGACGGAAATCAGATTCTGGACCAGTCGTCATCATTGGGCTATATACTGGGAGACGAAGGCGGCGGAGCTGACATTGGTAGAAAGTTTGTCAAGTTGTTTTACTCTGGCAAAGTAGATCCGGATATCTCGAATGCCTTTATTGCAGCTACAGGGATGGATCAGCAGAACTGGATCCCTCAATTTTACAAGGCTGAGGATAAAGCCAACCTTCTGGGGATGATTGCTCGATTTGTGCTTCAGAATATTGACAGGAGTCTTTGTCGTGATATCATAGTCCAGTCAATAGATGATTTTTTTAATTTTTATGCAAATCCCTTATTGGATAGACAAAGGATTGAAGGGCTCTATTTTATAGGCGGTGTTGCATTTCAAATTCGGGAAATATTGG from Saprospiraceae bacterium includes these protein-coding regions:
- a CDS encoding CBS domain-containing protein; translation: MMNEKVSQIMTSNLITVNPNDNLHDIKEIMISKKIQHVPVTEDRQLKGMLSMNDIFKKCKEQQDLSKVTAKDVMTPKVAYIEPSDKIGTAAEVFMEHLFHAIPVIENGELVGIVTTFDVLKYAYDKEYPPHA
- a CDS encoding urocanate hydratase; its protein translation is MSSLHQFQELVKEFLPLNLPESRIPDPQLPHAPKRNIYGLSKDDKHLAVRNALRYFPSKWHHILIDEFAHELKQYGRIYMYRFLPDYEMRARPIEQYPCVCKPAAAIMLMIQNNLDPLVAKYPQELITYGGNGAVFQNWAQYRLCMNYLSRMSLKQTLVLYSGHSLGLFPSTSFAPRVVVTNGMMIPNYSTKEDWNKFNALGVTQYGQMTAGSFMYIGPQGIVHGTTITLLNAGRMNFGNSDLRGKLFITSGLGGMSGAQSLAAVITGATCIIAEVDPDAIHQRIQDNYIDAAHVYHELPVIFEKAQTYIGDQGICLVYAGNVVDLWEYAARHKISVHLGSDQTSLHNIDDLGYCPGGLSFVEAKELLASDKNKFMEEVRKTLRRHVDAVNILHQQGMYFWDYGNAFLKEAALSDADIIDDSRPSGFRYPSYVEDIMGPLCFDYGFGPFRWVCTSGSLEDLRLSDQIAAETLMRLEQNSEGNRRQQYQDNIRWIRSAGEQLPVVGSKSRILYADAEGRIQISLAFNEAIAQGKIGPVVLGRDHHDVSGTDSPFRETSNIYDGSRFTADMAVHNVIGDAFRGASWVSLHNGGGVGWGDVINGGFGMLIDGTEESKVRIEQMLFWDVNNGIARRAWARNPGAIQTIQLAMDNFPDLEVTLPNIVENELTKNIF
- a CDS encoding DUF1761 domain-containing protein, with the protein product MNYKVNWMAIVACVIACMGIGFLWYGALFQAPWMAGNGITMTDDHSKMLKNGVEIPMSATPMILNTVAMIVYALLINWLINKSNANNLVSGATIGFIIGLISCIQVFIGNLFAANSNTLSMVNGSYALVVFTVIGAILGAWQKK
- a CDS encoding gliding motility-associated C-terminal domain-containing protein, which encodes MRIYFICFFAWMMTTMSYSQEFTIYKTQTSFGHEIVKLRLNDCSDSSTMIMRINGFYDEYHFNSNKHIEYSDDSYYVQTDESLNKGPLTKSRSIFSSRPFFDGGIQSFALDYQGIHYIGLQDGRLKYMPYKYKRDSLARTLSTLKPGLQWEALTILHDKLYGITGAVIEQNYFDSTMLYEIPLDKPDLPVYIMSLRFDSANLAGPYNAVRMSLNQYFHSCDSVDLYLTLVYNFSSPKSGVEVYQINLRDKTQKLVCKKSSLNGEYSFTSLAHESEFMSSRCVLALDLDEDGSSGDYTNGNSFYAPCPTDSISLCDDDLYIHSIYPIDSLQLEFYLPPLDGLNENLLCTSSDPNFLIVQSGPQRLSVYNKASASTMDWKALIQSLRYHNLLPVPTEGSRELRIKMYAKGQLVDALVTIDIPRLPEAGSYGEYTVCRSDPPFDLFIAIQAPKNKGGRWLEPLHEVNTGQFTPGIDSQGIYTYVLDRPQCYSDSVRVKITYYPQTPFNLGRDTVLCQSTDFMIDPHTSLYVPTWSDGKKRFSWNVNSPGWYWAEIKDTNWCITRDSIFVDFRSGPVEEQSSVTVCRNKNFVYKNKSYSSGQTIRDTISRNSQCDSIYIIELKEATQVFKTDSISICEGTEIPYRNHWLKPDSIYFFNLPVQSYACDTSLTVITSRKDLLRYNTDFMICPDSILWYKNHSYAPGRTYHLIIPGTGTDCDTIEQLNVISFPKNSLKITGVYSAYLDDQLILQLYADSNKLRQYQIQPLDDQIMELDKNEIHVRVMRSQDYTLDAIDENGCGLSSTFSIQLLEKTAIYVPNVFSPNGDMVNDKWTVFASPGLIIKSCSIFNNQGQRVFFSDSSNPEWDGTFLGQALNPNVFVYIIEYENNKGFMNKLVGDITLVK
- a CDS encoding DUF983 domain-containing protein, which gives rise to MPNWIQSVLGMKCPACRKGSLFPNNKLFDYSFTMNERCGVCNEEFFREPGFYYGAMFLSYIISAFFSLIFVGTLILVFHMDWVLAVGLLALTLAVFFVFLFRLARSLWIHILVKYKPKERRA
- a CDS encoding 3-hydroxybutyryl-CoA dehydrogenase; this translates as MNKITVIGAGTMGNGIAHVCAQFGFETKLCDISDSALDKALQTISKNLNRQVEKGILTFEESQAAYNRISKYSSISEAVAEADLVIEAATENEAVKLKIFAEIDNAAPPNCILASNTSSISITKIAAATKRPQQVIGMHFMNPVPVMKLVEIIKGYSTQETVCETIIDLSEKLDKIPIVVEDFPGFIANRILMPLINEAIYSLHEGVAGVSEIDQIMKLGMAHPMGPLQLADFIGLDVCLSILRLLHQGLGLDKYTPCPLLVNMVTAGNLGVKSGEGFYTYTPGKKDLVVSSHFSHSSHFSHYSHFSH